In Burkholderia sp. WP9, a genomic segment contains:
- a CDS encoding TagK domain-containing protein produces MHEQYRRVLCDPHASLPGGWEGQSPLSVDMYPASHYEAQSGARTQHIASIEALLSGARFMEDAFGPLAADLEGDFGAAESVPEILGLFAPEVSLAVAARRARVLPPALARRDHHALGLDSPLPAPRSMTHEETR; encoded by the coding sequence GCGATCCCCATGCGTCTCTGCCTGGAGGTTGGGAAGGGCAGTCCCCTCTTTCAGTCGACATGTATCCGGCTTCGCACTATGAGGCGCAATCCGGTGCACGGACACAGCACATCGCGTCGATCGAAGCACTTCTGTCCGGGGCGCGTTTCATGGAAGACGCGTTCGGCCCGCTCGCTGCGGACCTGGAGGGCGACTTCGGCGCGGCGGAGTCGGTGCCCGAAATCCTCGGTCTTTTCGCACCGGAGGTATCCCTCGCCGTGGCCGCACGGCGCGCGCGCGTGTTGCCGCCCGCGCTGGCGCGACGGGACCACCATGCGTTGGGTCTGGACAGCCCGTTGCCGGCACCACGTTCAATGACACACGAAGAGACTCGATGA